From the Bos javanicus breed banteng chromosome 7, ARS-OSU_banteng_1.0, whole genome shotgun sequence genome, the window CAGTTGTAAAAAGCAGACGCTCCGTGTGGGGCCCAGGCTGCTGGCTGCTATGGGGCCTCTCTAAGCAGCCATGCAGCGCCTTCCCCACCCTTGATTAAACCTGGAACCACTGCTCTGCTGTCTGGCATTTCATTTCCCATCCCCGGGGCAGCAATCATCTCCCGCCACCTCTGGCATCAGGTGTCCAGGCCATGTTCCCTCCCTGGGAAGCCACTCCTTTCCCTCAGGGGTGCTTcatagcagcagcagactctcaGGGAAGTGGAACAACAAGGTCCTCAAACTTGGGTGTTCAGGAATGTTCCAGAATGCAAGGGCCCTGACCACACAGCTCTGGGTTCAGCAGGTCAGGTGGAGCAGGAGAATCCTCAGAACCAGAGTGAAGCCCCCATTCACCCTTCGTGCACTTGGcgccagccccccccccccccccccccccccgccctgaACACACACAGCCCGCTTCAGTTGGAACAAAATACTCCCAACACTCTGATGCCCACTTCCCTGTCACCATAAGCATTCTGCCAGGACCCAGGCACCTCTGCAGATGCTAATACCATGGCAACAGGGGCCAGGGAGCAGGGGCACTGCCAGATGTCTCTGAGAGCAGGGGTCCTGCCCAGCCTTCTGGTGGCAGGTGGGGGGAGTTCTGTGCTGGAACATGGTAAGGGGAGGGTCATTGAGCAGAAGGAATCCCTGCAGCAGATGTGGGAGGGGGCAGGATTCTTCAGGTGGAGGCCAGGGGCGTGGCCCACCTGTTCTGCATGACTCCTCACAGATGCCCCTGGATCCAGGCCAGGCAGGAGGCTCAGAGGTCAGTCAGGGGGTTCATGGGTGTGTTGGAAAAGGGGTTATGTCCATTCtgcaccccacacacacccttaATGGGGACCAGCCTGGATCTTGGGAGTGATGGGCTAGCAGGGATTGGGAATCCAATAAAATAAGCCCTGCCTGGCCTGACGCCGAGGAAGAGCACCCCCTACCCCCAGGGCTGAGTCTCTTACCACAGGCCTGAGTTGCTCATAAATAGTCACCTGGGCCGACTCCCATCTGGCCAGTTTCTGGAGCAATTGCTTTCTGCCTGCTAGCACACTTGTCATTAGGAAGGTTTAATGAGCCTCCTCTCAGCTCTGGCTGCTTGGCTGCCCCTCCAGACAGACCCTTCTACCACCGTCTGTGGGGGCCACGAAGCAGGCAGAGGCCCCACTGTCGTtctctggggctgggggagacaTCGCCCCCCGCTCCTGGTCCAGTGGAGCCTCTGGGAAGGATTGGAAATGAGTACTTGGGGGCAGAAAGGTTTGCAGGGTCCTCCTCCAAAGTACCACCTGAGAAGTGGGCCTGTGCCCCTTTCTTAACACCAAACGCCCAAGGAAAGTCTCCCTGAGCTCCCAGGCATCTAAGATACtgttggggaagggagagggtagGGGTGCATTTTCCTGGGTAGGGGCTggtagggaattttttttttttttttgccttgccaCCTGGCttatggggtcttagtttcctgaccagggatggaacatgtgCCCCCTGTTGTCCTTAGGTGTGTGTCTGTCCTGGCGGTCCCCACCTGCCTCCATGGACCTCCCTCTTCCTTTGTCTAGCAGCAGCCAAATCCCAAACACATAAAGTTGCTCTTAGATAAACATGCCCTGGAGCCCTCTCAGCATCCATAATTCAGAAGCTGTGGCTTCAGTCACCTGCTCCACACTCCCACCCACCCGCTCCTGCCCAGAATCCAGGCCCTGGATCCCAAGCCTTCAGGATGATGAGAATATAGTCTACGCCACTGGTCTGGCACCTCCCTGCTCAAACTACCTTAGGGGCAGTGTGGTCACTTCAGTTCATGGTGACGTGGGTACTGCCACTGGCTGGTCTGCAGAGCTTCCCCCGTGAAGCCAGTCACATCCATCATAGGGGAAGTTGGGATCAGCAGGCAACCTTGGACACAGGCGGATGACATGTGACCCAGGCCAGGGTCAAGGGATGGGGGGTTATTTCTCCTGCccatattttgttgttcagtcgctcagttgtgtccaactcttggcgaccccatggaccacagcacaccaggcttctctgtcctccactgtctcctggagtttgctcaaactcatgtccacccatctcatcctctgttgcccccttttcctcttgctctccatctttcccagcatcagggtcttttccagtgagctggctcttcacatcagatggccaaagtactggagcttcagcttcagcatcagtccctccaatgaatattcagggttgttggAACAAAAGCCACCAATGCAAAAGTATTGGAAGGCGGGGCCTGCCCCTGTGTTGTGTGTATGAGAGAAGGCACCATTCTAATGCCAGGGACCTGTGGGCATCGATGCCCAATATGATGGGAGGGATGGGGTACAGATGTTCTAAGGTGAgtgtttttggtgtgtgtgtgtatgtgtgtgtgtgtgttttaagcagGTACAGAGCAAAGTGCTTATCCAGGAATTGATTCTTTTCATGTCAAACTTGCtaatttaaatggaaattaatTGCTTTTCTTGacgatttctttaaaaattggttttaaaTGCATGCATCAGGCAGTCACATTTATTATTCATTGGTTTCACTGGCAATACAGCCCCAGTGTCCGCGTTCCGGGAGATGCCAGCACAGAGCAGAGATGATTTAATCAAGAGGCCATTAATTAGAGAtggggagacagggagggagggttCCTCCCACAGGAGCAGGTTTGGCCACCTCTGTGGCCTCAGCAGGGGGCTGTGGGGTtggagggaaggggagcctgggtgGGTGGGGCTGTTTGCATGATGTTTCTGCTAGAGATTTCAGTGGGGTGGGGGCCATGCGTTGGGGCAAAGGTGGGAGTACGGGATGCACAATCTTTGTTCCTGGCCACAGCTCCAGAGGTGACTGTCCTTCCCCCTCACCTTGCTGTCTGTCGCCCAGGCCACCAAGGATCTGGCTAAAATAAAGCCTTCATTGTGTCCTTCCCATTCTGTGACCCCCTTCCACCCCACCTCAGTCACATTAACAAGGCTTCTGAGGACCTCGACTCTGCTGACTTCTTCAATTTCTTCCCGACTTGTTCAACACACCCTTCCTGTCTCTGAGACTTGCtcgctttgcccatttctttcCCTCCAGGAGCCCCGATCTCCACGTCAGTCCCCGTTGAGGACTATCCCTGCCCAAGCCAGGGCATCAGGTGTGGGTGTGTCCAGTGGaagacccccccccacccccgcacttTCAGACTGTTGCTACCTTTTTGTTACTAGCGCACTCAGAACTGGTGCAAGTTACACAAAATGGCTTTGAAATTACAAAGCCAAaacaagaaaaagggaaaattctGCTGTGTCCCACTCTCTCTCGGTggtgttggtgttcagtcactcagtcatgtctgactctgcagccctgtggactgcagcatgccaggctgccctgtcctccactatctcctggagtttgctcaaactcatgtccatcgagtcagtgataccacctaACCATATCATCCCCTGCtccgcccctttctccttttgccttcaatccttcccagcaccaggttcttttccaatgagtcggtcttcggagcttctgcttcagcaacagtccttccaatgaatattcagggttgatttcctttaggattatctGGTTTGATACtctcttttggccacaccacgagGCATGagagatcctagttccccgaccagatgaccagggatcgaacccacagcccctgcagtggaaagagtggagttttaaccactggaccaccagggaagtcccatcatacCTATATTCTTAAAAGCAgccaaactgttaaaaaaaaaaaatgttaaaagttgCCAGATGGTCACCAGTGATGCACCAGTGTGATCagtgagtgaaagaaaaaaaaaaaaaactggcaatggggtttccctggcaatccagtgattaagactttaccttccagttCAGGagggcaggtttgatccctggtcgggtcgggcagctaagatctcacatacctcCTGGCCAAAACCCAAAAACAGAGAAGCAACacttgtaacaaattcaataaagactttaaaaatggtccacatcaaaaaatgtcttaaaaaaacaCTGACAATATTCACTTGAGACCAGTCTTCAGTGTCATGATAGAATTTGCGGTTGTTTGGATCCTGGTGTTTGGATCAACTGAAACAGCTTTGGATTGGGTCTCCTCGCCTGGCTTCCCAAAGGGCTCACCCTACCATGATCCCTGCCctcatccctcccaccccaccctctacCCCCAACCCCCCTTCACCCCCACCCTCAGGCTGGGCTTGTGCGTGCACGCAtgccaagtcccttcagtcatgtccaactctttgcgactctgtgcaCTGTagcacccgccaggctcctctgtccatgggattctctaggcaagactattggagtgagttgccatgccctcctccaggtgatcttccagacccagggatcaaacttgccaTCTCTtaagtcccctgccttggcaggcaggttctttaccactagcatcacctaggaagccccggACTTGTGCTTACCTGCCCCTATTCACAAAGCTCGTGTCCTCAGACAAGGGAACCCAGCTGGGATGGGCCTCCAGGCTCACCCTCCACCTcgcctcctctgcctcttctagaCACACAGAGCAATTAAAGCATCAAATGTCAAAGATCCCGTTTATTCCGGCAACCCGGAAAGAAaaagtgtaaattaaaaaaagaaaaaaagaaacagatccatgCACTCAactccttgggttgggaggaagggatgtggggagaggagaagagggtctGGGTGGGATGcaaaaagggaagggaaggagggaagagagagagagacagataagcagagagagagaaagagacctgGAGAGTCAGATCAAATGAAAGAGaggcatcaggaaaaaaaaagatgtatcaaAATCAGATCATAAAGAAGAGACAATACAGAGAAAACGCACCAATAGAAATACAGAGGCACAGAATGAAAGCTGGGCGCAaaggtggagagagaaaaaacagtactgggaggaagagagggagggaaagagagggcaGGACAGAGACATAAACTTGGAGGGACACAGCGGAGTGGAAAGGGCCCCCGTGGCCCTCATGTGGCAGCGCAGGCGACGGCAGCCCCTAGGGGTCCCCGGCGGTGCTGATGACATGGAAGAGGGTGACGTTGTAGAGCACCTGGTGGCCGTTGTTCCAGGTGTAGAGGGCCCGCTCCCGGGGGTTGTAATCCAGCATGGAGATGTGGGAATACTGGTTGTGGAAGGGCACGTCCGTGTACTCATAGCTGGACGTGTTGGTGAAGTAGGCGAAGTAGACCTTGGCCCCGGCCAGGTGGGAGTTGGTCACATAGAGCACGCCGCAGATCATGAAGGCCTCGCCGGCACTGCGCTTGGGGTAGCCGGTGTCCCACGAGCGCACGACCTCCAGGGTGTGCGGGTCCAGCCGGCTGACCACGATATTGCCCGCATTCTGGTTGGTGGTGTACACGGCCCAGAGCCCGCTCTCGTCCACCATGAAGTCCATGTCCGAGAAGCCACCCCAGGAGTAGGGGAAGGTGTTGTTGTAGCCGGCCCCGGGGAGGCTCCGCTGCACCAGCACGGAGCGAGAGCGGAAGTGGTACTTGACCACCACGTTGCTCTGGTACTTGTTGTAGAACAGGGAGCCGTTGTACACCACGTGGCCGGTGCCGGCCCACGGCTGGGGCAGCAGGTGCTGGATAAAGTTCTGACCCTTGATGAAGTCTCCCAGAGTGCGGAACTCCAGGACGCGCCGGCCCTTGTAATAGCCATCCATGTACCAGACCTGCGAGAGAGCTGTTGGTCACTGCTGGGCCACTGCTGACCAGGGGTCCCAACAGTCACACATCAATCACATAGTCATAGGGGTCAACAGTCACTTAGTGGTCATTACTCAGTCACAGGACGTCTGGTGACCCTTCGTGACCAGGCAACATCCCGGTGACTGGGGTCACTGGGCCAGTGCCATTGGTCTCAGACACTCGGAGGACAGGGCTTGATCCCCAAGAATCAGGGGAAACTGCAGTCCCTGGAGACTCGCCGGGCCTAGGAATTGACTGGTCACTGGATATGGGACGGTTAGCAGTCATGAGACTGTCCTGGGGTGGCAAGAGGTCACCTGAACCCACTGCTTTGGGTAATCCCAGTAACGATAGGTGACTGCCATGTCACCATCATCCTCTCCGTCAACATCACTCACTGTCCCATGGTAATTAGCAATTACGAGTGCTCTTACTAGTGCTGGTTATTGggttaaatatcttaaaaactgTAAGGCTGACATTATTATAACCATTTTGAAGATAAGGGAACTCAGGCTCAGCGACATTAAGGAACCTGCCCGAGATTCCCTAGCTAAGAACTGGTGGAAGTGCGATACAAATCCAAGTCTGATTCCCAAACCTAAGCTCTTTTTGTTCGttttgctggtggtggtggtggtggttttttggTTTCAGCCACGCTGTGtggcttgctggatcttagttccctgaccaggggtcaaaatTGGGCCCCGGCAGTGAAatcaccaagtcctaaccactgggcagccagggaattcccctcaaACCCAGGCTCTTAACCCCTTGGTTAAATCACCATGATGCCTCAGGAGGTCAATGATCACAGTGGAGAAGTGGCTAttatggacttcccagatggcttagtggtaaagaatgccaatgcaggaaacacggattcgatccttgggtggggaagatcccctggagaacaaaatgacaacctactccagtattcttgcctggaaaatctcatggaaagaggagcctggtgggccacagtccatgggactgcaaaagaatcagacataactaaTTGAACGATCTATGATGGTGGCTGCCCAGTGACCAATATCTGTCACTAGGATAGTCACTGAGCAGTTAATGGATGGTTCCTGTGGGCCAGAGGTGACAGGCAATTGTGACCATGGGGGTCACTGGAAGTTCAAAGGTCATCAAGTGGTGCTCATAGATCCTAGTCCTTGGGAAGGCACTGGTCACTGGTGGTTATTCTGAGATCAGTGCTCACTGGGAGCTGGTCAGTGGTACTAGAAACCATTAGTCTCTATACAGTCACTGGACATCAGCTGACTTgcagattcacagagttggaaaGTTCTTGGTCACTTGGTGGTCACTAGACAGACAGTCAGGGGCAGGTCAAGGGCCCTGGAGACCCTAGGACAAGATAATCATTGATGTGGAGTCACTGGGCACCTATGGAGCACCACGGGCTATGTCTCCCTGCCCCCGAGTTCTGACCCCCGGCGTGAGCACACTCACCCGGCTGTCCGCGCTGGGGGCCATCGTGTCCGTCATCCAGGAGCCAAAGCGGGACCCCATGGCCCGAATGGTGATGGGGTTACTGACCCCCGTCAGCTTCccacagcctgggaggcagcaacAGGGGGATTGAGGGTGGAGGATGGGAAGAGTCCGAGGGACACAGGGCAAGGCTGAGGGGGTGTGATCAAACTGAAGCGCTGGGACCAGGGGTGAGGGAAGATCCAGAGATCTGGTCCCAAGGTGGAGTTAGCTTGGGGGTGAGGAGGGGTAGGGTCAGGGCCATTTCCCGTCTTGGGGGTCTATTTTTGGCCTTGGGTAGGAAAGTCAAGGATCAACGTTTGGAAGTTAGAGGTCAAAACTGTGCTCTGAACACGCAGAGGGTATTGGGGTTGGAGGTGGAGGTCAGGGGTCAAGGTCAAACATGAAGGCATACCCAGCTTTTGGGCGCAGGCATGGAGCCGGGCCTCCAGGGCCATCACCCGCTGCTGCAGGTCCTCGTAGCCGTAGGCGCCCATCTCTTCCTGGATGGTGGCAAGGCTGCCGGACAGATTCCTCACCTCCTCTCGCAGGCGCACGATGGTCCGTGTGTCCGCCTTGTACTGCTCCAGGACCGAGCTCAGCGGCAACAGCTCTGTcatcctgtccttcagctcctgCCCCCAAGAGGGAACCTGTGCTGATCCCGACCCCTAACCAGTGACCCAGACCTGGCTCCAACCTTCAACCCACAACTTCACTCATTTGGGGGGGGTATTATTTTTATGGGAGTATAATCACTTTACCATGTAGTGTTGgtgtctgctgtacaacaaagtgaatcagtcaaatgtatacacatatcccctccctcttgagcctccctcccacccaaccccaattgctgttgttcagttgctcagtcatgtcctactctctgcaaccccatggactgcagcatgccaggcttccctgtccttcactatctcctggagtttgctcatgtccACATAGTTGGTGCCAGCAATCCCACCCCTTATCTTTGATGCACACCTGACTCTTGACATTCAGCCCAATTAGGACCGCAGATCCCAGTCAACCCTCTGTCCTTCCGGGAAGTAATGGGCACCAATCCCAGTTCTTCCTTTGACCTCTGACCTGAACCCTGAAGGACACACCTGGAAGCTCTTGGCCGAGAGGGACCCGTCGGCTGCCCGGAGCCGCGCATCCAGGCTCCGCATGAGGGTCTCCATGCTGCGCACATACTGGAGGTCCCGGTACGTCCGCAACTCAAGAACCTCCATGGACTGGGAGACATTCTGAACCTAGGAAGCGGGAGGGTTAGGGCGAGCCCAACTCCTGTCCCCATCCCCGGGGATGCCGCAGACAAGACCTGGTGGGGCCAGAGGCTAAACACCCAACCAACCTTCTCCTCCCGACCTTACCAGCAACCTCCCAAAGCACGCCCAATCTATCCATCTGGTCTGGCCACCACCACCTTccacctctccctgcctccctgctctCCTCGCCTCCACCCTCATTCATAGCAGTCAAGtttccacacagcagccagagggaatttttcttttttcttttcttttgtccatACTGAgaagcaagtgggatcttagttccccagccagggggcaAATGCATGCCCCCTACagtgggagcgcagagtcttaacctctggaccctCGGGAGAGTCTGGAGAGGGAGTTTTTCAAAAGGAAGATTGAGTCACCTTCTCCTGCAGACCCTGCAAGCTG encodes:
- the OLFM2 gene encoding noelin-2 isoform X1; the encoded protein is MSVPLLKIGAVLSTMAMVTNWMSQTLPSLVGLNGTVSRAGASEKITLFQSPEEGWQLYTSAQAPDGKCICTAVIPAQSTCSRDGRSRELRQLMEKVQNVSQSMEVLELRTYRDLQYVRSMETLMRSLDARLRAADGSLSAKSFQELKDRMTELLPLSSVLEQYKADTRTIVRLREEVRNLSGSLATIQEEMGAYGYEDLQQRVMALEARLHACAQKLGCGKLTGVSNPITIRAMGSRFGSWMTDTMAPSADSRVWYMDGYYKGRRVLEFRTLGDFIKGQNFIQHLLPQPWAGTGHVVYNGSLFYNKYQSNVVVKYHFRSRSVLVQRSLPGAGYNNTFPYSWGGFSDMDFMVDESGLWAVYTTNQNAGNIVVSRLDPHTLEVVRSWDTGYPKRSAGEAFMICGVLYVTNSHLAGAKVYFAYFTNTSSYEYTDVPFHNQYSHISMLDYNPRERALYTWNNGHQVLYNVTLFHVISTAGDP
- the OLFM2 gene encoding noelin-2 isoform X2 encodes the protein MWPLAVPPPPPLLLLLLCSGLAGQTLFQSPEEGWQLYTSAQAPDGKCICTAVIPAQSTCSRDGRSRELRQLMEKVQNVSQSMEVLELRTYRDLQYVRSMETLMRSLDARLRAADGSLSAKSFQELKDRMTELLPLSSVLEQYKADTRTIVRLREEVRNLSGSLATIQEEMGAYGYEDLQQRVMALEARLHACAQKLGCGKLTGVSNPITIRAMGSRFGSWMTDTMAPSADSRVWYMDGYYKGRRVLEFRTLGDFIKGQNFIQHLLPQPWAGTGHVVYNGSLFYNKYQSNVVVKYHFRSRSVLVQRSLPGAGYNNTFPYSWGGFSDMDFMVDESGLWAVYTTNQNAGNIVVSRLDPHTLEVVRSWDTGYPKRSAGEAFMICGVLYVTNSHLAGAKVYFAYFTNTSSYEYTDVPFHNQYSHISMLDYNPRERALYTWNNGHQVLYNVTLFHVISTAGDP